The sequence TATAGTAATCTTCCTAATAACAGAATTGTCATTTGTtcatatacataaaataattttattttattcaaataattaattatagaatcaaaatattaaaattcaaaaaattttaagttatcATATCAAAAATCTCTCCTTAATATTAATAGTAACAATTTATGAAACGTCCAAATAAAATGacaataactaattttataattgaaataaatatttcatttacttatgtataatatgtttttccttccGGGGCTTTTAAAAACGAAGGGGCAAACATCATTTGCTAATTTGTCGAagaatttttgttaaatagGAAAAATGGAATAGCAGATACGAAAATTACATCAAACAATTTTGAAACttggaaaaaatataaaaaaactacccatgtttcttttggttttttattaaatttataatatttttttttatttttattgtattaaaatatcaaaaaataatctcttttaactcttttttccaaatttatgattttggtttttctttattatttttagataaagcaatcgaaaaataatgaaaaaataataaaaaataattacactgtaaattaaaaaataaaaaatagtatttttggaaaaaagaatttatacattaaaataatttttgttttggttattttaggatattgttaaaaattcCCTTTTTTGTTTACAGCTAATTAATCTGAATTATTCCATGCAATAATTAGAAACAAAGTCTTCAAAATTTGCATATTTGGGTATTGTCCGTCTTCTACAGCCCACTTATGAATTAGAAGCCCTGAAAGGGTAGAAAACAGAGGCGCTGTTCAAAGTACTAAATCCCTAACGGCTAGTTTTTTTTAGTGCAAGTGAATCGTGCTTATGCGTGCGCTCTAACGGTAATGTGACCGTTTAAAAAGCTCTTTTTTCTGTGAATCAAAATCCTCCATTTATAAACGCTCTCAACTTTGTCACATAGAATCAAAAGAATTTATCTACTTTGTCTTTTCGCTTTCTTGCTCTCGCTTTTggctctctctttctttcttgaaattcaattttctttccttcaatGGAGACTCCATCATCGACAAAAAGAGTCACAAGATCTCAGACACTGCTTGCTCTCAGCAGCAGCAATATTCCAATCTCAAGTgggctttcttttctttttctttttttctgtttttctctttttgattttgctattttcttGTTCTGGTGATCTGTTTTATGGAAGATCAAATCTTTTGGTATCATTCTTTAATGGGGTTTCTTGATTGGATTAATGAACAAGGTTGTTTTCCTTGATGGTGTGTTTGCAGGGAAGATTGAAGACTCTGAAAAGGGAGTTTCAaaatcaagaagaagaaatggaaatCAACAGCAACAACAAGATAGATCTGCACTTATTGATATAACAAATGATTCACCAATTGTTGGTCTTGCAGTGGGTAGTTTAGAGACTCCATCATCAGCCATAGCCAAGCAAAGAAGCAACAGATTTAAGAACAACATTAATACACCTGGCTCTGGAGAGGCATTACTTAGAGGTCAAGTCAAGACTCTCTTGCAGAAAGTTGAGGAAGAAGCTGATCTTTCCAAGATTTCATTACAGAACCGTCcctttcttcatcttcaaggTCTTGTCAGTTCTCCAATGGGACTTCTTGCTCCCACTCCTGCTAATACACCACTAGTCCCTAATCTCAATGAGGATGGGAGTATTAACATTAATGATTGGGCTTCATTTACCCCTTTGCCTGTAATTGAAGAACAATTGAAGATTTGTCAggtttgtttgattttttttttcttggtttcCTTGACTATGTAGCATCAACAACTTTTTTTTGGCATCCTGTTTCATGTTTAGTATTAGTATTTGgtttcttgttcttttgttCTTAGTTTCAAAATTACTAATATGTTTGTTTGATGGCAGCAGGTGGTGAGTgaaatctttgaagggaaaaAAAAGCAAGAGAGTCTTGAAACTCAAAAGAGTCTGACAAGATCATTACTACTTGATTTCTCTGAGAAATCTGAAGTCACTGATGCTTCATCAGAATGCTCCTCTGCGATAACAAGTAGTGACAGCAACGGaaagtcatcatcatcatcaccattAATAGATGATGATAGTGCCTCTAATTGGTCAATTCAGGTGAATGCAAGCATCCATGATCAAGATGAGGAAGAACAA comes from Ricinus communis isolate WT05 ecotype wild-type chromosome 5, ASM1957865v1, whole genome shotgun sequence and encodes:
- the LOC8268716 gene encoding uncharacterized protein LOC8268716 isoform X2 — translated: METPSSTKRVTRSQTLLALSSSNIPISRKIEDSEKGVSKSRRRNGNQQQQQDRSALIDITNDSPIVGLAVGSLETPSSAIAKQRSNRFKNNINTPGSGEALLRGQVKTLLQKVEEEADLSKISLQNRPFLHLQGLVSSPMGLLAPTPANTPLVPNLNEDGSININDWASFTPLPVIEEQLKICQVVSEIFEGKKKQESLETQKSLTRSLLLDFSEKSEVTDASSECSSAITSSDSNGKSSSSSPLIDDDSASNWSIQVNASIHDQDEEEQLIEGEEEEEEDCYYHPDDYEEEAVYDYDDEELVAELCEGIGKISVNESDSKCRGKHTRFVYNSDDEIVEEEEVLHLKGLPTPTGKHLRFPMEEEEENRNDGF
- the LOC8268716 gene encoding uncharacterized protein LOC8268716 isoform X1; the encoded protein is METPSSTKRVTRSQTLLALSSSNIPISRKIEDSEKGVSKSRRRNGNQQQQQDRSALIDITNDSPIVGLAVGSLETPSSAIAKQRSNRFKNNINTPGSGEALLRGQVKTLLQKVEEEADLSKISLQNRPFLHLQGLVSSPMGLLAPTPANTPLVPNLNEDGSININDWASFTPLPVIEEQLKICQQVVSEIFEGKKKQESLETQKSLTRSLLLDFSEKSEVTDASSECSSAITSSDSNGKSSSSSPLIDDDSASNWSIQVNASIHDQDEEEQLIEGEEEEEEDCYYHPDDYEEEAVYDYDDEELVAELCEGIGKISVNESDSKCRGKHTRFVYNSDDEIVEEEEVLHLKGLPTPTGKHLRFPMEEEEENRNDGF